From a single Lolium rigidum isolate FL_2022 chromosome 7, APGP_CSIRO_Lrig_0.1, whole genome shotgun sequence genomic region:
- the LOC124675634 gene encoding anthocyanin regulatory R-S protein-like: MALSSAPLSQEEPTPPSPGKRFSNQLAAAVRSINWTYAIFWSMSTSRPGSLTWKDGFYNGEIKTRKITNSTELTADQLVLERSQQLREVYQSLLSGECDHRARRPAASLSPEDLGDAEWYYTVCMTYAFRPGQGLPGKSFATNEPIWLCNAHFADTKIFQRALLAKTASIQTVACIPFMGGVLELGTADQVLEDTDMVNRIRTTFWELRFPTWSEVEEPSSSPSENETGEADIVFEDLDHNVAEATATISGEMGCLSDDNLEGITKQIDELYGLCEELDVRGLGDNWIMDGSFEVMSSPEAAPPVPDAGGITDDVATLSSSVESSRPSCFTAWKMSSDSPQDVAAGESQKLLKKAVAGGAWTNDDGDGTVRAQESNVKGHVMSERRRREKLNEMFLILKSLVPSIHKVDKASILAETIAYLKELEQRVEELESSGRPIKVTTGLRRHAVLGKKVSASAGSKRKAWELGDLPKEKEDGPSNVVNVTVMGKEVLLEVQCLWKELLMTRVFDALNLKALGLDVLSVQSSTPDGLLALKIRAQCAGSAAVAPGMISEALQKAIGRR; encoded by the exons ATGGCACTATCGTCAGCCCCTCTGAGCCAGGAAGAACCCACACCGCCGTCACCGGGGAAGCGATTTAGCAACCAGCTCGCTGCCGCCGTGAGGAGCATCAACTGGACTTACGCCATATTCTGGTCCATGTCTACCAGCCGCCCGGG ATCCTTGACGTGGAAGGACGGATTCTACAACGGCGAGATAAAGACGAGGAAGATCACCAACTCGACGGAGCTTACAGCCGACCAGCTCGTACTGGAGAGGAGCCAGCAGCTGAGGGAGGTCTACCAGTCGCTACTCTCCGGCGAATGCGACCACCGGGCCAGACGTCCCGCTGCCTCGCTTTCGCCGGAGGATCTCGGCGACGCCGAGTGGTACTACACGGTCTGCATGACCTACGCCTTCCGGCCTGGCCAAGG TTTGCCTGGCAAAAGCTTTGCGACCAATGAACCTATTTGGCTCTGCAACGCTCACTTTGCGGACACCAAAATCTTCCAACGCGCGCTCTTAGCCAAG ACCGCGTCTATTCAG ACAGTTGCTTGCATCCCATTCATGGGCGGTGTGCTCGAGCTGGGGACGGCTGATCAG GTTTTGGAGGACACAGACATGGTGAACCGGATCCGCACAACTTTCTGGGAGCTACGGTTTCCGACATggtcggaggtggaggagccgagTTCCAGCCCATCAGAAAACGAAACAGGAGAGGCGGATATCGTGTTCGAGGACCTTGACCACAACGTCGCCGAGGCGACGGCGACGATTTCCGGGGAGATGGGGTGCCTGTCCGACGACAACCTCGAGGGGATCACGAAGCAGATCGACGAGCTCTACGGCCTGTGCGAGGAGCTAGACGTGCGCGGTCTGGGGGATAACTGGATCATGGACGGGTCCTTCGAGGTGATGTCTTCCCCGGAAGCGGCGCCGCCAGTGCCGGACGCAGGCGGGATCACCGATGATGTTGCCACTTTAAGTAGCTCCGTCGAATCCTCTCGCCCGTCGTGCTTTACGGCCTGGAAGATGTCATCGGACTCGCCGCAAGACGTGGCTGCCGGGGAGTCTCAGAAGTTGCTGAAGAAAGCCGTGGCCGGCGGTGCATGGACGAACGATGATGGTGACGGCACAGTGAGAGCTCAGGAAAGTAACGTCAAGGGTCATGTCATGTCGGAGAGAAGGCGCCGGGAGAAGCTCAACGAGATGTTCCTGATTCTCAAGTCATTGGTCCCGTCCATTCACAAG GTGGACAAAGCATCCATCCTAGCAGAGACGATAGCCTATCTCAAAGAGCTGGAGCAAAGGGTAGAAGAGCTAGAATCCAGCGGTAGGCCGATCAAAGTAACGACAGGCCTGAGGCGCCATGCCGTCCTCGGGAAGAAGGTCTCGGCCTCGGCTGGATCCAAGAGGAAAGCTTGGGAGCTCGGCGACCTCCCCAAGGAGAAGGAGGACGGCCCGAGCAACGTGGTGAACGTCACCGTGATGGGCAAGGAGGTGCTCCTGGAGGTGCAGTGCCTGTGGAAGGAGCTGTTGATGACACGAGTGTTCGACGCCCTGAACCTGAAGGCCCTCGGCCTGGACGTTCTCTCCGTCCAGTCGTCGACGCCGGACGGCCTTCTTGCTCTGAAGATACGAGCTCAG TGCGCCGGTTCTGCTGCCGTGGCGCCTGGGATGATCAGCGAAGCGCTTCAGAAAGCTATAGGGAGACGCTGA